A genome region from Chlorobaculum tepidum TLS includes the following:
- a CDS encoding HPr family phosphocarrier protein: MIVQEVIIRNSAGLHTRPAAAVVKLASRFKSDFFIEMDGLEINAKSIIGVMSLAAPKGSRMVLKLEGEDEAEAAKHLIEFFEQGFGEA, from the coding sequence GTGATTGTCCAGGAAGTGATTATCAGAAACAGCGCGGGTCTGCACACCCGGCCAGCGGCGGCGGTCGTCAAGCTCGCCTCCAGATTCAAGTCGGACTTTTTCATCGAGATGGATGGCTTGGAAATCAACGCCAAGTCGATCATCGGCGTCATGAGCCTGGCCGCGCCCAAAGGGTCGCGCATGGTGCTCAAACTGGAGGGCGAGGACGAAGCAGAAGCGGCCAAGCACCTTATCGAATTTTTCGAACAGGGGTTCGGCGAAGCGTAG
- a CDS encoding N-acetyltransferase, translating to MPAADTCVRNARLADASAISRITEGYAGEGIMLKRSVENIIEHIRDFFVADYKGQVIGCCAIAFYTVKLAEIRSLAVLEEFRNKGIGRLLVEKAEAVLSEEGVNEVFVLTLNSGFFKRMGYKEIEKEYFPQKIWRDCTNCPKRMACDEIAMVKTL from the coding sequence ATGCCGGCAGCTGATACCTGCGTCAGAAATGCGCGTCTTGCCGACGCTTCGGCCATTTCACGAATCACCGAGGGCTATGCGGGTGAGGGGATCATGCTCAAGCGCTCGGTCGAGAATATTATCGAGCATATCCGTGATTTTTTCGTGGCCGACTACAAAGGCCAAGTCATCGGATGCTGTGCCATCGCATTTTACACGGTGAAGCTCGCTGAAATCCGCTCGCTCGCCGTGCTCGAAGAGTTTCGGAACAAGGGAATCGGGCGTCTTCTGGTAGAAAAGGCAGAGGCCGTGCTGAGCGAAGAGGGAGTTAACGAGGTATTCGTGCTGACCCTGAATTCCGGATTTTTCAAGAGAATGGGGTACAAAGAGATCGAAAAGGAGTATTTTCCCCAGAAAATCTGGCGTGATTGCACCAATTGCCCGAAACGCATGGCATGTGACGAAATCGCCATGGTCAAAACGTTGTAA
- the obgE gene encoding GTPase ObgE produces MKFVDSAKISVKAGDGGRGCVSFRREKFVPKGGPDGGDGGRGGHVYLRANKQLTTLLDFKYRKSYIAGRGGHGLGARKSGKDGKDVIIGVPCGTVVRNVETGEVICDMVEDGQEIMIAKGGRGGWGNQHFATATRQAPRFAQPGEPGEEYELEMELKLMADVGLVGFPNAGKSTLISVLSAARPKIADYPFTTLVPNLGIVRYEDYKSFVMADIPGIIEGAAEGRGLGIQFLRHIERTKTLLIMVPSNTEDIAAEYATLLKELEKFDPSLLSKPRLVVITKMDIAPEDFTMPELEKGVKVLAISSVAGQGLKALKDELWRQVSLQNQSPSEHAGS; encoded by the coding sequence GTGAAGTTTGTCGATAGTGCGAAAATCTCGGTGAAGGCTGGTGACGGCGGTCGGGGTTGCGTGAGTTTCAGGAGAGAGAAGTTCGTGCCGAAAGGCGGGCCTGATGGCGGTGACGGTGGCCGTGGTGGCCACGTCTATCTGCGCGCCAACAAGCAGCTTACCACTCTGCTCGATTTCAAGTACCGCAAATCCTACATCGCCGGCCGCGGCGGGCATGGGCTTGGCGCTCGCAAGAGCGGCAAGGATGGCAAGGACGTCATCATTGGCGTGCCGTGCGGCACGGTGGTGCGCAACGTCGAGACCGGCGAGGTGATATGCGACATGGTCGAGGACGGGCAGGAGATAATGATCGCCAAGGGCGGACGCGGTGGCTGGGGCAACCAGCACTTCGCCACGGCGACCCGGCAGGCTCCGCGATTCGCCCAGCCCGGCGAGCCGGGCGAGGAGTACGAACTCGAAATGGAGCTGAAGCTGATGGCCGACGTCGGCCTCGTTGGTTTTCCCAACGCAGGCAAATCGACGCTGATCTCGGTACTCAGCGCGGCACGGCCGAAAATCGCCGACTACCCGTTCACGACGCTGGTGCCGAATCTCGGCATTGTGCGCTATGAGGACTACAAATCCTTCGTCATGGCCGATATTCCGGGCATCATCGAAGGGGCGGCGGAAGGGCGCGGCCTGGGCATCCAGTTCCTGCGCCACATCGAGCGCACCAAGACGCTGCTCATCATGGTTCCGTCCAATACGGAGGATATTGCCGCCGAGTACGCCACGCTCCTGAAGGAGCTGGAGAAGTTCGACCCGTCGCTGCTCTCCAAGCCAAGACTCGTGGTGATCACCAAGATGGATATTGCGCCTGAGGATTTCACCATGCCGGAGCTTGAAAAAGGGGTCAAGGTGCTCGCCATATCGAGTGTGGCGGGACAGGGACTCAAGGCACTCAAGGATGAGCTGTGGCGGCAGGTCTCTCTCCAGAACCAGTCACCTTCTGAACATGCCGGCAGCTGA
- the xseB gene encoding exodeoxyribonuclease VII small subunit: MPASSKSRTSAVPTIEELIQRLEEITRNIENPDTGLENSIALYEEGMSLAEECRKRLLETRKKLETINPAETARPAKPENAPESPRMNDLFGTES; the protein is encoded by the coding sequence ATGCCCGCTTCAAGCAAATCCCGCACAAGTGCCGTGCCGACCATCGAAGAGCTGATCCAGCGCCTCGAAGAGATCACCCGGAACATCGAAAACCCGGACACCGGGCTTGAAAACTCCATCGCGCTTTACGAGGAGGGAATGTCGCTCGCCGAGGAGTGCCGTAAGCGCTTGCTGGAGACCCGCAAGAAGCTTGAAACGATCAACCCCGCCGAGACCGCCCGGCCCGCCAAACCTGAAAACGCTCCCGAAAGCCCCCGCATGAACGATCTGTTCGGCACGGAGAGCTGA